In one window of Microplitis demolitor isolate Queensland-Clemson2020A chromosome 4, iyMicDemo2.1a, whole genome shotgun sequence DNA:
- the LOC103577401 gene encoding putative ankyrin repeat protein RF_0381 has translation MSSVSSSNSENNFSKGGLLYQAVREGNIESVKEAIRQGIDVNKLGPSGFSSLHVAAWNGYLEIIKLLIKNGAHLESVSNGPIKYGYTPLHLACLNNKIECVKVLLKYGASVTPKAAGVHHPIHIAVFKNYVEVAALLLNHGADVNLRFDNTFFYNKWDKLIFWKDMDLTLLHCSIARKYKEMTALLLKHGADINLKTRSNKTSLMHAVEANDPELVESFLEKGANPNDQDIYGEPVGFFTVLNANSYQSTYNYEELERKYEKLEIMKLLYNAGTNINANFEPVASYSSLIYYAIVLGHTEIVKFILFETDFNYQSLDSRAIYLARINPRILSRNPQVDSNFIKYLTKQFLVMKYSLVIYVISKHMIGWPVEEQLLATTESPIAPYQSIAHLNQDYIKNKIKNIINTMKKTFIGNTIISYWRILTCKKSELVKISRNQELQSLRVSDYKNEFYLYHYTIKVRLEAAIEQSILFVKTIEILSSLFGDHLKYDCCEQIAMFFNDQELKELVNFSSDDKF, from the coding sequence atgtcgAGTGTTTCAAGCAGTAattcagaaaataatttttcaaaaggcGGGCTACTTTATCAAGCTGTTCGAGAGGGTAACATTGAATCGGTTAAAGAAGCTATTCGTCAAGGTAttgatgttaataaattaGGACCAAGTGGTTTTTCTTCACTCCATGTAGCAGCATGGAATGGATATCTCGAGATCATTAAGCTACTTATCAAGAATGGAGCACATCTTGAATCTGTGTCAAATGGACCAATAAAATATGGATACACTCCGCTACATCTTgcatgtttaaataataaaattgagtgtgtaaaagttttattgaaatatggAGCAAGTGTTACTCCAAAAGCCGCCGGTGTTCACCATCCAATCCACATCGCGGTATTTAAGAATTATGTTGAAGTAGCGGCGTTGCTTTTGAACCATGGCGCAGACGTGAATCTAAGATTtgacaatacatttttttataataaatgggACAAGTTGATTTTTTGGAAGGATATGGATTTAACGCTGTTACACTGCTCGATTGCTCGAAAATACAAAGAAATGACAGCATTATTGTTGAAGCATGGAgctgatattaatttaaagacaAGGTCAAATAAAACATCATTGATGCACGCTGTTGAAGCAAATGATCCCGAGTTGGTTGAATCATTTTTGGAGAAAGGTGCGAATCCCAATGATCAAGATATTTATGGTGAACCAGTAGGTTTTTTCACGGTCTTAAATGCCAATAGTTATCAATCTACTTATAATTATGAAGAATTAGaaagaaaatatgaaaagtTGGAGATAATGAAACTTTTATACAATGCCGGAACTAACATCAACGCAAATTTTGAACCAGTCGCTTCCTATAGTTCACTTATTTATTATGCGATTGTCCTTGGGCACACAGAGATCgtcaaatttatactttttgagACAGACTTTAATTATCAAAGCCTCGATTCCAGGGCAATTTATCTGGCGAGGATTAACCCGCGCATACTCTCCCGAAATCCACAAGTTGACTCGAACTTCATTAAATATCTCACCAAACAATTTTTGGTTATGAAATATTCTCTAGTTATTTACGTGATCAGTAAACATATGATTGGATGGCCAGTTGAAGAACAACTATTAGCGACAACAGAATCTCCTATTGCTCCTTATCAATCAATAGCACACCTGAATCAAGActatatcaaaaataaaattaaaaatatcataaacacaatgaaaaaaacatttattggAAATACTATAATTTCTTACTGGCGTATATTGACTTGCAAGAAGTCagaattagtaaaaatttcacGTAATCAAGAACTACAGAGCTTACGCGTAagtgattataaaaatgaattctacCTCTATCATTACACGATTAAAGTTCGTTTGGAAGCTGCCATAGAACAAAGTATTTTGTTcgtaaaaacaattgaaatattatcCTCTTTGTTTGGCGATCACTTGAAGTACGATTGCTGTGAACAAATCGCAATGTTTTTCAATGACCAAGAATTAAAAGAATTAGTCAATTTTTCGAGCGATGATAAATTCTAA
- the LOC103577488 gene encoding putative ankyrin repeat protein RF_0381 has protein sequence MELRKIVKSLKNNGDKLLPKSNCLERGLLTYAARVGDIELLKQRIRQGADVNSSGQKGSSPLHVAAWYGHPEIIELLINNGARLDPELNGPMKNGYTPLHLACLNNKIKCVRVLLNYGASVTPKAAGVHHPIHIAVFKNNVVVAALLLNHGVDVNLRFDNTFFYNKWNKLIFWKDMDLTLLHCSIARKYKEMTALLLEHGADIHLKTRSNKTSLMHAVEANDPELVESFLEKGENPNDKDIYGEPVLFYTLVNAHNQSKYNNVEEFYSGNEKLSIIKLLYAAGADINAKFLSNGFYNSLVYYTFFFKNLWQRRLGSRAPSSSDILYI, from the exons ATGGAACTACGAAAAATAGTCAAATCGCTGAAAAATAACGGAGATAAACTACTTCCCAAAAGTAATTGTTTAGAGAGAGGATTACTTACATATGCCGCCCGAGTTGGTGATATTGAACTGCTTAAACAACGGATTCGCCAAGGGGCAGATGTTAATAGTTCAGGACAGAAAGGCAGTTCTCCACTCCACGTGGCAGCGTGGTATGGACATCCCGAGATCATCGAACTTCTTATTAATAATGGAGCACGTCTTGATCCTGAATTAAATGGACCAATGAAAAATGGATACACTCCGCTACATCTTgcatgtttaaataataaaattaagtgtgTGAGAGTTCTATTGAACTATGGAGCAAGCGTTACTCCAAAAGCCGCCGGTGTTCACCATCCAATCCACATCGCGGTATTTAAGAACAATGTTGTAGTAGCGGCGTTGCTTTTGAACCATGGCGTAGACGTGAATCTAAGATTtgacaatacatttttttataataaatggaaCAAGTTGATTTTTTGGAAGGATATGGATTTAACGCTGTTACACTGCTCGATTGCTCGAAAATACAAAGAAATGACAGCATTATTGTTGGAGCATGGAGCTGATATTCATCTAAAGACAAGGTCAAATAAAACATCATTGATGCACGCTGTTGAAGCAAATGATCCCGAGTTGGTTGAATCATTTTTGGAGAAAGGTGAAAATCCCAACGATAAAGATATTTATGGTGAACCAGTATTGTTTTACACGCTCGTAAATGCCCATAATCAATCTAAGTATAATAATGTAGAAGAATTTTATTCTGGTAATGAGAAAttgagtataataaaattgttgtaCGCTGCTGGAGCTGACATCAATGCAAAATTTCTATCTAATGGATTTTATAATTCTCTTGTTTACTACACGT ttttcttCAAGAACCTTTGGCAAAGACGTCTTGGTAGTCGAGCTCCCAGTTCCTCCGAcatactttatatttaa
- the LOC106694124 gene encoding zinc finger protein 652: protein MMIIITIVNIKEFLAVSQSSSDAEDNYPQNLLGVAYKTSVNESKEVRDRDGKYVCTKCGKSYIAATSLRRHRRLECGVDPSEKCHICNRRFRHKFVLTAHALTFFFVVLAAFKIERVWSWCVKSEDNASNPEEELSANPDPEAEGQKQILPRTRFNTTFVCASCGRRYARKSSLRRHKKKCVVEPTLQCIICEEKFYKNYQLELHMKQCLKRIQKHDTSDNI, encoded by the exons atgatgataattataacaatagtaa ATATCAAGGAATTTTTGGCGGTATCGCAGTCGTCCTCAGACGCGGAAGATAATTATCCACAAAATCTTCTTGGTGTCGCGTACAAAACTTCGGTTAATGAATCAAAAGAAGTGCGAGATCGTGATGGAAAATATGTCTGTACAAAATGTGGCAAATCTTATATCGCTGCGACATCACTGAGACGGCACAGACGTCTCGAGTGTGGCGTCGATCCATCTGAGAAATGTCACATTTGTAACAGACGATTCAGACACAAATTTGTTCTTACTGCTCAT gcgctaacatttttttttgttgtgcTTGCAGCCTTTAAAATCGAACGGGTATGGAGCTGGTGCGTAAAGAGCGAAGACAACGCGAGTAATCCAGAGGAAGAACTTTCAGCAAATCCTGACCCAGAAGCTGAGGGCCAAAAACAAATCCTACCGCGAACCAGATTCAACACGACATTCGTGTGCGCTTCTTGTGGACGAAGATACGCTCGCAAAAGCTCTCTAAGacgtcacaaaaaaaaatgcgtcGTCGAACCGACACTTCAGTGCATCATCTGCGAGgaaaagttttacaaaaactACCAGCTTGAATTGCACATGAAACAATGCCTTAAACGTATACAGAAACATGATACGtctgataatatataa